Proteins co-encoded in one Thermochromatium tepidum ATCC 43061 genomic window:
- a CDS encoding mannose-1-phosphate guanylyltransferase/mannose-6-phosphate isomerase, with translation MPLQPVILSGGSGTRLWPLSREAYPKQFLPLTSQHTMLQETVTRLDALDAEHPHLDIRVRDPLVVCNDAHRFLVAEQLRLIGRRAAAIVLEPRGRNTAPALTLAALVAGRLDEDPVLLVMPADHNIRDEPGFRAAVADAHTLAREGAVVTFGIVPSAPETGYGYIRQGPLLDRTDLGRPAYALDGFVEKPDVETAQGYLASGEYLWNSGLFVLRASVWLGLIERFRPDIAQAVARACERITSDGDFLRLDADLFTACPSESIDYAVMEPLARARRDGADLPPAILIPLNVGWSDVGAWSALWAVREQDASGNVLEGDAFVHNAHDNLLVATHRMLAAIGVSDLIVVETPDAVLVATKEAAQDVKAVTQFLQRQQRNEYLHHQRVHRPWGDYESIGQGTRYQVKRLTVKPGESLSLQMHHHRAEHWIVVSGTARVTCDDKTFLLTENQSTYIPVGVRHRLENPGRIPLELIEVQSGSYLDEDDIVRFEDRYNRDPVEPRRD, from the coding sequence ATGCCTTTACAGCCCGTCATCCTCTCTGGTGGATCCGGTACGCGACTCTGGCCGCTCTCGCGCGAGGCCTACCCCAAGCAATTCCTGCCGCTCACCAGCCAGCATACCATGCTGCAAGAGACGGTCACCCGGCTCGATGCTTTGGATGCCGAGCATCCACACCTGGACATCAGGGTGCGCGATCCGCTGGTGGTCTGCAACGACGCCCATCGCTTTCTGGTCGCCGAGCAGCTGCGGCTGATCGGACGGCGGGCCGCGGCCATCGTGCTCGAACCCAGGGGGCGTAACACCGCGCCGGCCCTGACCCTAGCCGCGCTTGTCGCCGGACGCTTGGATGAGGATCCGGTGCTGCTGGTGATGCCGGCCGATCACAACATCCGTGACGAGCCGGGGTTCCGCGCCGCCGTGGCCGATGCCCATACGCTGGCGCGTGAGGGGGCGGTCGTCACCTTCGGCATTGTGCCGAGCGCGCCCGAGACCGGCTATGGTTATATTCGGCAGGGTCCATTGCTCGATCGTACCGACTTGGGCAGGCCGGCCTATGCGCTCGACGGCTTCGTCGAGAAACCCGATGTCGAGACCGCGCAGGGCTATCTGGCCTCGGGTGAGTATCTGTGGAACAGCGGTCTGTTCGTCCTGCGCGCCTCGGTCTGGCTGGGGCTCATCGAACGCTTCCGACCTGACATCGCCCAGGCCGTGGCTCGCGCGTGCGAGCGCATCACGAGCGATGGCGATTTTCTGCGACTCGACGCCGATCTTTTCACGGCCTGTCCGAGCGAATCGATCGACTATGCGGTCATGGAGCCGCTGGCGCGCGCCCGGCGAGACGGGGCCGATCTTCCGCCGGCGATCCTGATCCCGCTCAATGTCGGCTGGTCCGACGTCGGCGCCTGGTCGGCGCTGTGGGCCGTGCGCGAGCAAGACGCCAGCGGCAATGTGCTCGAGGGTGATGCCTTCGTGCACAATGCCCACGACAACCTGCTCGTGGCCACGCATCGAATGCTGGCGGCCATCGGTGTCAGCGACCTGATCGTGGTCGAGACCCCAGATGCAGTGCTCGTCGCAACCAAGGAGGCTGCACAGGACGTCAAGGCCGTCACCCAGTTCCTCCAGCGCCAGCAGCGCAACGAATATCTCCATCATCAGCGCGTCCATCGTCCCTGGGGCGACTATGAGTCGATCGGGCAGGGGACGCGCTATCAGGTCAAGCGCCTAACTGTCAAGCCAGGTGAGTCGCTCTCGCTGCAGATGCACCATCATCGCGCCGAACACTGGATCGTCGTCTCCGGCACCGCGCGCGTGACCTGTGACGACAAGACCTTTCTGCTCACCGAGAACCAGTCGACCTATATCCCGGTCGGGGTTAGGCATCGGTTGGAGAATCCGGGGCGCATCCCGCTCGAACTCATCGAGGTGCAGTCTGGCAGCTATCTGGACGAGGACGACATTGTGCGTTTCGAGGATCGCTACAACCGCGATCCGGTCGAGCCGCGCCGGGATTAG
- the lptE gene encoding LPS assembly lipoprotein LptE: protein MSRTRAVVHGLLGVVLMVQAGCGFQLRGTIEIPSVYNPILIQAPSDSAVERALHDLLIGSQVQLTTNPAQARLTLRILSERRSERVAAVDLNGKTLAYELHYLVEFEAVGADGQTRVPRQTLDLTRTFDNPDVEVLGKQIEQAMIYDDFAVEAADRILMRLRAVLR, encoded by the coding sequence ATGAGTCGGACCCGGGCCGTCGTGCATGGGTTGCTGGGGGTGGTGCTGATGGTTCAGGCCGGGTGCGGCTTTCAGCTGCGCGGCACCATCGAGATCCCGTCCGTCTATAACCCGATCCTGATCCAGGCGCCCAGCGATTCCGCGGTCGAGCGTGCCCTGCACGACCTGCTGATCGGCAGTCAGGTCCAACTGACGACCAACCCGGCGCAGGCCCGGCTGACGCTGCGGATCCTGTCCGAGAGACGCTCCGAGCGGGTGGCCGCGGTCGACCTCAACGGCAAGACGCTCGCCTATGAGCTGCATTATCTGGTCGAGTTCGAGGCCGTCGGCGCCGACGGCCAGACCCGGGTTCCGCGTCAAACGCTCGACCTGACCCGCACCTTCGATAATCCCGACGTCGAGGTGCTGGGCAAACAGATCGAACAGGCGATGATCTACGACGACTTCGCGGTCGAGGCGGCGGATCGCATCCTCATGCGGCTAAGAGCGGTGTTGCGCTAA
- a CDS encoding inositol monophosphatase family protein, which produces MTAELTQLARLLRNTAAAALLPNWHGSAAARHKSDGSLVTASDLAAQRHLIQALARDFPGIPLLGEEMTSSEQEDMLQNGDSALWVLDPLDGTSNYVAGFPFFSISLALIEGGRTVLGVILDPVRDECFVAAQGQGAWLNDQPIRPFAPSRALHDCLAVVDLKRLPAERFQPIVRHACFGSQRNLGSVALEWCWLAAGRFQLYLHGGQRLWDYAAGRLIADEAGAAVMHLIPDSLQPSPRISLEPRLAIAAADSGLLRAWCDCLGLAVAVD; this is translated from the coding sequence ATGACTGCCGAACTGACCCAACTCGCCCGTCTGTTGCGCAACACCGCCGCAGCCGCTCTTCTGCCCAATTGGCACGGCAGCGCCGCCGCCCGGCACAAGTCCGACGGCAGCCTGGTCACCGCGTCCGACCTGGCGGCCCAGCGCCATCTGATCCAGGCCTTGGCGCGTGACTTCCCCGGCATCCCACTGCTCGGCGAGGAGATGACGAGCAGCGAGCAGGAGGACATGCTCCAAAACGGAGACAGCGCCCTGTGGGTGCTCGATCCGCTGGATGGCACCAGCAACTATGTCGCTGGTTTTCCCTTCTTCTCGATCTCGTTGGCGCTGATCGAGGGCGGTCGGACTGTACTTGGGGTCATCCTTGATCCAGTGCGCGATGAGTGCTTCGTCGCCGCGCAGGGCCAGGGGGCCTGGCTGAACGACCAGCCAATCCGCCCCTTTGCGCCGAGCCGCGCGCTGCACGACTGTCTGGCCGTGGTCGATCTCAAACGGCTCCCAGCCGAGCGATTCCAGCCCATCGTCCGTCATGCCTGTTTTGGCTCACAGCGCAATCTCGGATCTGTGGCGCTCGAATGGTGCTGGCTGGCTGCCGGACGCTTTCAGCTCTATCTGCACGGCGGCCAGAGGCTGTGGGACTATGCCGCCGGGCGGCTGATCGCGGATGAGGCCGGCGCAGCGGTCATGCACCTGATCCCAGACAGCCTCCAGCCCAGCCCCAGGATCAGCCTGGAACCACGGCTAGCGATCGCGGCTGCCGATTCAGGGCTCCTGCGCGCCTGGTGTGACTGTCTCGGACTGGCGGTCGCTGTCGATTAG